The following proteins come from a genomic window of Streptomyces sp. NBC_01716:
- a CDS encoding acyl-CoA thioesterase has translation MTDQAVRPETDIPGKPTSASRTTLSHIMSGGDTNLLGTVHGGVIMKLVDDAAGAVAGRHSGGPAVTASMDEMVFLEPVRVGDLVHVKAQVNWTGRSSMEVGVRVLAERWNESTPAQQVGSAYLVFAAVDADGRPRPVPPVIPETERDKRRHQEAQIRRTHRLARRRAIKELREKRAADGIDD, from the coding sequence ATGACAGACCAGGCCGTCCGCCCCGAGACAGATATTCCGGGTAAGCCCACCTCAGCGTCCCGTACCACGCTCAGTCACATCATGAGCGGCGGTGACACCAATCTCCTCGGCACGGTGCACGGCGGCGTGATCATGAAGCTCGTCGACGACGCCGCGGGAGCGGTCGCCGGCCGGCACTCCGGAGGGCCCGCGGTCACCGCCTCCATGGACGAGATGGTCTTCCTGGAGCCGGTACGGGTCGGGGACCTCGTCCATGTGAAGGCCCAGGTCAACTGGACGGGACGGTCGTCCATGGAGGTCGGCGTACGCGTGCTGGCCGAGCGCTGGAACGAGTCCACCCCCGCCCAGCAGGTCGGCAGCGCCTATCTCGTCTTCGCCGCCGTCGACGCGGACGGCAGGCCCCGCCCCGTACCGCCGGTGATTCCGGAGACCGAGCGCGACAAGCGGCGCCACCAGGAGGCGCAGATCCGGCGTACGCACCGGCTCGCCCGGCGGCGCGCGATCAAGGAGCTGCGCGAGAAGCGCGCCGCCGACGGGATCGACGACTGA
- a CDS encoding peptidoglycan recognition protein family protein: protein MRAFLSSSIGVACAAALVLPLSLSSGAAAAPQDGRAGSSVPGSTESLPLVPLGPERSSGEVTEQGLPKQDVQPYSLVGVVWDDAEAELHGSVQVRSRSAGTGDWSGWQRLETHNAEHGADRGTAERESGTVRGSTAPLWVGPSDGVQVRVQADETKDAGSDDRPGREPLPHGLSLELVDPGEAPEQLPVKETDASRGQSAGGGGGTGSGTGAAAGAAAKQYKAPRPKIVSRKGWGANEKLREREFGYTKTVKAAFVHHSATGNNYTCKQAPSVIRGIYRYHVTSSGWRDIGYNFAIDKCGNIYEGRAGGVTKSVMGAHTLGFNSNTTGIAVLGSYSTVNPPAAVTTAVARLSAWKLGLHGINPKGKVTLTSGGSNKYQQGKKVSMNAVSGHRDGFVTDCPGNRLYGKLGAVRVSAAKYQGRS from the coding sequence ATGCGTGCATTCCTGTCTTCCTCGATCGGCGTCGCGTGCGCCGCGGCGCTCGTACTCCCGCTCTCGCTGTCCTCCGGGGCCGCGGCGGCTCCCCAGGACGGCCGGGCGGGCTCATCCGTGCCGGGCTCCACCGAGTCGCTGCCACTGGTCCCGCTCGGACCCGAACGCTCCTCCGGTGAAGTCACCGAGCAGGGGCTGCCCAAGCAGGACGTCCAGCCCTACTCGCTCGTCGGTGTCGTCTGGGACGACGCGGAGGCCGAACTCCACGGCTCGGTCCAGGTCAGAAGCCGGTCCGCCGGGACGGGCGACTGGTCCGGCTGGCAGCGCCTGGAGACGCACAACGCCGAACACGGCGCGGATCGCGGTACGGCGGAACGTGAGTCCGGCACCGTACGGGGCTCCACCGCGCCCCTGTGGGTCGGGCCGTCGGACGGTGTCCAGGTGAGGGTCCAGGCGGACGAGACCAAGGACGCCGGCTCGGACGACCGTCCCGGCCGTGAGCCGCTGCCGCACGGGCTGAGCCTGGAACTGGTCGACCCGGGGGAGGCGCCGGAGCAACTGCCGGTGAAGGAGACCGACGCGTCGCGCGGCCAGTCGGCGGGCGGTGGCGGCGGCACAGGCTCCGGCACCGGAGCCGCCGCCGGAGCCGCCGCCAAGCAGTACAAGGCCCCGCGCCCGAAGATCGTCTCGCGCAAGGGGTGGGGCGCGAACGAGAAGCTGCGTGAACGCGAGTTCGGCTACACGAAAACGGTGAAGGCGGCCTTCGTCCATCACAGCGCGACGGGCAACAACTACACCTGCAAGCAGGCGCCCTCCGTCATTCGCGGTATCTACCGCTACCACGTGACGAGCAGCGGCTGGCGGGACATCGGCTACAACTTCGCCATCGACAAGTGCGGAAACATCTACGAGGGGCGCGCCGGGGGCGTGACGAAGTCCGTCATGGGCGCGCACACGCTCGGTTTCAACTCCAACACCACCGGAATCGCCGTCCTCGGGTCGTACTCGACCGTCAACCCGCCCGCGGCCGTGACGACGGCGGTGGCCAGGCTCAGCGCCTGGAAGCTCGGGCTGCACGGGATCAACCCGAAGGGCAAGGTGACGCTGACGTCGGGCGGGAGCAACAAGTACCAGCAGGGCAAGAAGGTGAGCATGAACGCGGTCTCGGGCCACCGGGACGGGTTCGTGACCGACTGCCCCGGCAACAGGCTGTACGGCAAGCTCGGCGCGGTCCGGGTATCCGCCGCGAAGTACCAGGGACGCTCCTAG
- a CDS encoding glycosyltransferase family 2 protein: protein MPAQPPAVSVIMPVLNEERHLRDSVRHILEQEYDGEMEVVIALGPSTDRTDEIAAELVRETADSARARVQTVPNPTGRTPAALNAAIKASKHPVVVRVDGHGMLSPNYIATAVRLLEETGAQNVGGVMHAEGENDWEHAVAAAMTSKIGVGNAAFHTGGEAGPAETVYLGVFRRAALEQQGGYNEEFIRAQDWELNFRIREAGGRIWFSPELRVQYRPRPSVRALAKQYKDYGRWRHVVARFHSGSINLRYLAPPVAVCANALGVVVGLALTPWALIVPGGYLAAIVAGSIPAGKGLPLKARLQIPLALATMHMSWGVGFLTSPRSLARKVIASRRPAVGQTA from the coding sequence ATGCCTGCCCAGCCCCCCGCCGTGTCCGTGATCATGCCGGTGCTCAACGAGGAACGGCATCTGCGGGACTCCGTCCGGCACATCCTGGAGCAGGAGTACGACGGCGAGATGGAAGTCGTCATCGCGCTCGGCCCGTCCACGGACCGTACGGACGAGATCGCGGCCGAACTCGTCCGTGAGACCGCGGACAGCGCGCGTGCCCGCGTGCAGACGGTGCCCAATCCGACCGGCCGCACGCCGGCGGCGCTCAACGCGGCCATCAAGGCGTCCAAGCACCCCGTCGTCGTACGTGTCGACGGCCACGGCATGCTCTCGCCGAACTACATCGCGACCGCCGTACGGCTCCTGGAGGAGACGGGCGCGCAGAACGTCGGCGGCGTCATGCACGCCGAGGGCGAGAACGACTGGGAGCACGCCGTCGCCGCGGCGATGACCTCCAAGATCGGTGTCGGCAACGCGGCCTTCCACACGGGCGGCGAGGCGGGACCCGCCGAGACCGTGTATCTCGGCGTATTCCGGCGCGCGGCGCTGGAGCAACAGGGCGGCTACAACGAGGAGTTCATCCGCGCCCAGGACTGGGAGCTGAACTTCCGGATCCGGGAGGCGGGCGGTCGGATCTGGTTCTCGCCCGAACTGCGCGTCCAGTACCGGCCGCGGCCGTCCGTCCGGGCGCTCGCCAAGCAGTACAAGGACTACGGCCGTTGGCGCCATGTCGTCGCCCGCTTCCACTCGGGGTCGATCAATCTGCGCTACCTCGCGCCGCCGGTCGCGGTCTGCGCCAACGCGCTGGGTGTCGTCGTCGGTCTGGCCCTCACCCCCTGGGCGCTGATCGTTCCCGGCGGCTATCTCGCGGCGATCGTCGCTGGCTCGATACCGGCGGGGAAGGGGCTGCCGCTCAAGGCGCGGCTCCAGATCCCGCTGGCGCTCGCCACGATGCACATGTCGTGGGGGGTCGGCTTCCTGACCAGCCCTCGCTCGCTCGCCAGGAAGGTCATCGCGAGCCGCCGCCCGGCGGTCGGGCAGACCGCCTGA
- a CDS encoding LCP family protein, which yields MDAHSRGESGGIDPADQWVLNPQTGNYELRLNHSEGQSSAPSRDAGNGTGAPRRSRNASPTDDGSPRGRSGRDRRAPGAAGAGAAGAGAAAGAGADEAPDGAGARIPRARNSSGSTGTSGTARRDVPGQRSRRAANNADSGAAGAGRRKRKAPPKSRKKKLLGWTGGITAFVLIGGAGAAYYAYQELNGNIKTIDVQGAGSGGFKKDQAVNILVIGTDKRTGAGNESYGDKDSVGHADTTILFHVSKDRTNATALSIPRDLITDIPDCETKTEDGTKVVPGEQGVRFNTSLGQSERDPGCTMRTVKELTGLTVDHFMMADFNAVKTLTSAVGGVEVCVGKDVDDPDSHLKLTKGKHVIKGEQALAFVRTRHSFGNESDLDRIQTQQQFLGSLIRKMKSSETLTNPAKLWDLATAATDALTVDTGIGSIEKLRDLGMELSKVNPKNISFTTLPVIDNPAEVVKATVVVNDAQAKPLFAMMQNDTSLTEVKEKEKAAKSKQAALLKGTKSAPEDVRVDVFNGGGPQGSAQETLAWLQNEEGVNKSTNKGNAPEDLAKTSLEYAPNQADQARRLADLMGLPAGAMKPGTEDAVGLEAMTLTLGADFKGAGIPIVGPAKAPEGVQKVEADKQVCAT from the coding sequence GTGGATGCGCATAGCCGTGGCGAGTCGGGCGGGATCGACCCCGCCGACCAGTGGGTACTCAACCCGCAGACCGGCAATTACGAATTGCGACTGAACCACTCCGAAGGGCAGTCGTCCGCCCCTTCCCGCGACGCGGGAAACGGGACCGGCGCTCCTCGCCGGTCCAGAAACGCGTCACCCACGGACGACGGTTCGCCGCGCGGCCGTTCCGGCCGGGACCGCAGAGCACCGGGCGCCGCGGGAGCGGGAGCCGCCGGAGCGGGCGCGGCAGCCGGAGCCGGCGCCGACGAAGCGCCCGACGGCGCCGGAGCGCGCATTCCCCGCGCACGTAACTCCTCCGGTTCCACCGGCACTTCGGGTACGGCGCGCCGCGACGTACCCGGCCAGCGCAGCCGCCGCGCCGCGAACAACGCCGACAGCGGAGCCGCCGGAGCGGGCCGCCGCAAGCGCAAGGCGCCGCCCAAGTCCCGTAAGAAGAAGCTCCTCGGCTGGACCGGCGGCATCACCGCGTTCGTCCTCATCGGCGGCGCGGGCGCGGCCTACTACGCGTACCAGGAGCTCAACGGCAACATCAAGACGATCGACGTCCAGGGCGCGGGCAGCGGCGGCTTCAAGAAGGACCAGGCAGTCAACATCCTGGTGATCGGCACCGACAAGCGCACCGGGGCCGGAAACGAGAGCTACGGCGACAAGGACAGCGTCGGTCACGCCGACACCACGATCCTCTTCCATGTCTCCAAGGACCGGACGAACGCGACCGCGCTCTCCATCCCCCGCGACCTGATCACCGACATCCCCGACTGCGAGACGAAGACCGAGGACGGCACGAAGGTCGTCCCCGGCGAGCAGGGTGTGCGGTTCAACACCAGCCTCGGCCAGTCCGAGCGCGACCCGGGCTGCACCATGCGTACGGTCAAGGAGCTGACCGGTCTGACGGTCGATCACTTCATGATGGCCGACTTCAACGCGGTGAAGACGCTGACGTCCGCGGTCGGCGGTGTGGAGGTGTGCGTCGGCAAGGACGTCGACGACCCCGACTCGCATCTGAAGCTGACCAAGGGCAAGCATGTGATCAAGGGCGAGCAGGCGCTCGCCTTCGTCCGTACGCGGCACAGCTTCGGCAACGAGAGCGACCTGGACCGGATCCAGACCCAGCAGCAGTTCCTGGGCTCCCTGATCAGGAAGATGAAGTCCAGCGAGACGCTGACCAACCCCGCGAAGCTGTGGGACCTGGCGACGGCGGCGACCGACGCGCTCACGGTCGACACCGGCATCGGCAGCATCGAGAAGCTGCGTGACCTCGGTATGGAGCTGTCCAAGGTCAATCCGAAGAACATCAGCTTCACCACGCTGCCCGTCATAGACAACCCGGCCGAAGTCGTGAAGGCGACGGTCGTGGTGAACGACGCGCAGGCGAAGCCGCTGTTCGCGATGATGCAGAACGACACCTCCCTCACCGAGGTGAAGGAGAAGGAGAAGGCCGCCAAGAGCAAGCAGGCGGCGCTCCTGAAGGGAACCAAATCGGCCCCCGAGGATGTCAGGGTCGATGTGTTCAACGGTGGCGGGCCGCAGGGTTCCGCCCAGGAGACTCTCGCCTGGCTGCAGAACGAGGAAGGCGTCAACAAGTCCACCAACAAGGGCAACGCCCCTGAGGACTTGGCCAAGACATCACTGGAGTACGCGCCGAACCAGGCCGACCAGGCCCGCCGTCTCGCGGACCTGATGGGCCTTCCCGCCGGCGCGATGAAGCCGGGCACGGAGGACGCCGTGGGGCTTGAGGCGATGACCCTCACCCTCGGCGCGGACTTCAAGGGCGCGGGCATTCCCATCGTCGGTCCGGCAAAGGCGCCGGAAGGTGTGCAGAAGGTGGAAGCGGACAAGCAAGTGTGCGCCACGTGA
- a CDS encoding LCP family protein, translating to MPTPPRSPRPRPAGRPRPAQTGVRSAPTAGADRGVRGVRGGRGLRGGRRNGRPGRPRWGMRVATTLSVLVLGAGGIGHAVVTSLDTGIGRVDPFKDMKNRPDGGNGMNILLVGTDGRDKITKEERQKYRLGGAPCRCTDTIMLVHISEDRERASVVSLPRDSYAELPSHTDENTGEKHGPHPVKLNAAYAEGGPQLTVRTVEGMTGVKVNHYLEIDFTSFMKTVDAVGGVEICTAKPLKDSHTGLNLRAGTHELDGGKALQYVRSRYLDGSSDLGRMQRQQRFMAALIKQATSSGVLLNPVKFRGVTSAMLDSVRADKGFGTQELLTLGKAMRDFTPASSEFTSVPVTQGGFPVKGIGSTLKWDPVKSKKLFRALREDKPLTPPAPAGPHGPQAPKQPPASLVEVSPQQIRVQVYNATRRDGLGQRVDSALRATGFGTTRAPLNHTGPEATRTQVLFDPRWDRSAKSLAAALPGCELKPMPRQGATLKVMAGKDYKAVRPVKAEDVHQGEFGAVTGDQVVCP from the coding sequence GTGCCCACACCACCCCGCTCCCCCCGGCCCCGGCCCGCCGGTCGGCCCAGACCGGCGCAGACCGGCGTCCGGTCCGCGCCGACCGCCGGCGCCGACCGCGGTGTGCGCGGTGTCCGAGGTGGGCGCGGCCTCCGTGGCGGGCGGCGGAACGGCCGTCCGGGCCGGCCCCGCTGGGGGATGCGGGTGGCGACGACGCTCTCGGTGCTGGTGCTCGGCGCCGGGGGCATCGGGCACGCCGTCGTCACGAGTCTCGACACCGGGATCGGCCGGGTGGACCCGTTCAAGGACATGAAGAACCGCCCCGACGGGGGGAACGGCATGAACATCCTCCTGGTCGGCACCGACGGCCGCGACAAGATCACCAAGGAGGAGCGGCAGAAGTACCGGCTCGGCGGCGCCCCCTGCCGCTGCACCGACACGATCATGCTCGTGCACATCTCGGAGGACCGTGAGCGCGCGAGCGTCGTGAGCCTGCCGCGCGACAGTTACGCCGAGCTGCCCTCGCACACCGATGAGAACACCGGCGAGAAGCACGGGCCGCACCCGGTGAAGCTCAACGCGGCGTACGCGGAGGGTGGCCCGCAGCTGACGGTCCGGACCGTCGAGGGCATGACCGGCGTGAAGGTCAACCACTATCTGGAGATCGACTTCACCAGCTTCATGAAGACGGTCGACGCGGTCGGCGGGGTGGAGATCTGCACCGCCAAGCCGCTGAAGGACTCGCACACCGGCCTCAATCTGCGCGCGGGGACGCACGAGCTGGACGGCGGCAAGGCTCTCCAGTACGTGCGCTCCCGCTATCTCGACGGCTCGTCCGACCTCGGCAGGATGCAGCGCCAGCAGCGCTTCATGGCCGCGCTGATCAAGCAGGCCACCAGCAGCGGGGTGCTCCTGAATCCGGTGAAGTTCCGCGGTGTGACCTCGGCCATGCTCGACTCGGTCCGGGCGGACAAGGGCTTCGGTACGCAGGAGCTGCTCACGCTCGGCAAGGCGATGCGCGACTTCACTCCGGCGTCGTCGGAGTTCACGTCCGTGCCTGTCACCCAAGGGGGCTTCCCGGTCAAGGGCATCGGCTCGACGCTGAAGTGGGACCCGGTGAAGTCGAAGAAGCTCTTCCGCGCGCTGCGCGAGGACAAGCCGCTGACGCCGCCGGCCCCCGCCGGACCGCACGGGCCGCAGGCGCCCAAGCAGCCGCCGGCCTCGCTGGTCGAGGTGTCGCCGCAGCAGATCAGGGTGCAGGTCTACAACGCGACCCGGCGGGACGGTCTGGGCCAGCGCGTGGACAGCGCGCTGCGCGCGACCGGCTTCGGTACGACGCGGGCCCCGCTGAATCACACGGGGCCTGAGGCGACGCGTACGCAGGTGCTGTTCGACCCGCGCTGGGACCGCTCGGCCAAATCCCTGGCGGCCGCGCTGCCGGGCTGCGAGCTGAAGCCGATGCCCCGGCAGGGCGCGACGCTGAAGGTGATGGCGGGGAAGGACTACAAGGCGGTACGGCCGGTGAAGGCCGAGGATGTGCACCAGGGCGAGTTCGGGGCGGTGACGGGCGACCAGGTGGTGTGCCCGTGA
- a CDS encoding LCP family protein, with the protein MDSAVTDSAGTPPEPDPRADDEPPTASPGSDGDANENESETTEESGTTEEKEEETGSSDADADADTPRKRHWLRWTALGTSVVVLAAAGVGWWFYQKLDGNITTDTTAAAELRTYEKERPRPIAVDAKNILLIGSDTRAGAGNGKYGRDDGGSQRSDTTILLHLAADRQSATAVSLPRDLMVEIPSCLTSEGRRSKEQSAQFNWAFQFGGTACSIRTVEKLTGIRIDHYMVIDFSGFKDMVDAVDGVDVCLKKPVDDVDAHLKLPAGKQTLSGEEALGFVRARKTIGDGSDTERMERQQQFLGSLVRKVQSNGVLLNPTRLYPVLDAATKSLTTDPGLNTLKDLYDLARGLRNVPTEKVQFMTVPRQPYVNDPNRDELVQPDAGRLFSQLRKDEPVSIAPPGEKENTQRDEGRSGTDEKPDGPGASDATATPSFPGTNAAAGLCE; encoded by the coding sequence ATGGACTCCGCCGTGACCGACAGCGCTGGCACGCCGCCCGAACCGGACCCCCGGGCAGACGACGAGCCGCCGACCGCGTCGCCCGGGTCCGACGGCGACGCGAACGAGAACGAGAGCGAGACCACTGAGGAAAGCGGGACCACTGAGGAAAAGGAAGAGGAGACCGGGTCCTCCGACGCCGATGCCGACGCCGACACACCCCGCAAGCGCCACTGGCTCCGCTGGACCGCCCTCGGTACCTCCGTCGTCGTCCTCGCCGCCGCCGGTGTCGGCTGGTGGTTCTACCAGAAGCTCGACGGCAACATCACCACCGACACGACCGCCGCCGCCGAACTGCGCACGTACGAGAAGGAACGCCCCCGGCCCATCGCCGTCGACGCGAAGAACATCCTTCTCATCGGCTCCGACACCCGCGCCGGGGCGGGCAACGGCAAGTACGGCCGGGACGACGGCGGCTCGCAGCGGTCCGACACCACGATCCTGCTGCACCTGGCAGCCGACCGGCAGAGCGCGACCGCCGTCTCCCTCCCGCGTGACCTGATGGTCGAGATCCCGAGCTGCCTCACCTCGGAGGGCCGGCGCTCCAAGGAGCAGTCGGCGCAGTTCAACTGGGCGTTCCAGTTCGGCGGTACGGCGTGCTCGATCCGTACGGTCGAGAAGCTCACCGGCATCCGGATCGACCACTACATGGTGATCGACTTCAGCGGCTTCAAGGACATGGTGGACGCGGTCGACGGCGTCGATGTCTGCCTCAAGAAGCCCGTCGACGACGTCGACGCGCATCTGAAGCTGCCGGCGGGCAAGCAGACCCTCAGCGGTGAGGAAGCCCTCGGTTTCGTCCGCGCCCGCAAGACCATCGGGGACGGCAGCGACACCGAGCGGATGGAACGCCAGCAGCAGTTCCTCGGTTCGCTCGTCAGGAAGGTGCAGAGCAACGGTGTTCTGCTCAATCCCACCCGGCTGTATCCGGTGCTGGACGCGGCGACCAAGTCTCTGACGACCGACCCCGGTCTGAACACGCTCAAGGACCTGTACGACCTGGCGCGCGGCCTGCGGAACGTACCGACGGAAAAGGTGCAGTTCATGACGGTTCCGCGTCAGCCCTATGTCAACGATCCGAATCGTGACGAACTCGTACAGCCGGACGCCGGGCGGCTTTTCTCGCAGTTGCGCAAGGACGAGCCCGTTTCGATCGCTCCTCCTGGGGAGAAGGAGAACACACAGCGTGACGAGGGACGTTCGGGAACAGATGAGAAGCCGGACGGCCCGGGAGCGTCGGACGCCACCGCGACCCCGAGTTTCCCGGGCACAAATGCCGCCGCCGGACTCTGCGAGTAA
- a CDS encoding TIGR03089 family protein, with product MNASDRTPADLLRSALATDPARPLVTFYDDATGERVELSVATFANWVSKTANLLQGDLAAAPGDRLALLLPAHWQTAVWLLACSSVGVGVEIGGDPADADLVVSGPDTLDAARACRGERLALALRPLGGRFPQAPEGFADYAVEVPGQGDRFAPFEPVDPDAPALTVGGTELTAAQIVERARTDATALGLTAPGARLLSGESYDTWEGLSAGLYAPLAAGSSVVLCRNLDQLSPEGLAKRIESERVTGTADPTGSQRSG from the coding sequence GTGAACGCCAGCGACCGCACCCCCGCCGACCTGCTGCGATCCGCCCTCGCCACGGATCCGGCCCGCCCCTTGGTCACCTTCTACGACGATGCCACCGGTGAACGCGTGGAATTGTCCGTGGCCACCTTCGCCAATTGGGTGTCCAAGACCGCCAACCTCCTCCAGGGCGACCTCGCCGCAGCGCCCGGCGACCGGCTCGCGCTGCTGCTGCCCGCGCACTGGCAGACCGCGGTCTGGCTGCTCGCCTGTTCCTCCGTCGGCGTGGGCGTCGAGATCGGCGGCGACCCTGCCGACGCGGACCTCGTCGTGAGCGGCCCCGACACGCTGGACGCCGCCCGCGCCTGCCGTGGCGAACGGCTCGCCCTCGCGCTGCGTCCGCTCGGCGGCCGTTTTCCCCAGGCACCCGAGGGTTTCGCCGACTACGCGGTCGAGGTGCCCGGCCAGGGCGACCGTTTCGCGCCGTTCGAGCCTGTGGACCCGGACGCGCCCGCGCTCACCGTCGGCGGTACGGAGCTGACGGCGGCCCAGATCGTCGAGCGCGCCCGCACGGACGCCACGGCCCTCGGCCTGACGGCCCCCGGCGCCCGGCTGCTGTCCGGTGAGTCGTACGACACCTGGGAGGGACTGTCCGCCGGGCTGTACGCACCGCTCGCCGCCGGCTCGTCCGTGGTGCTCTGCCGCAATCTGGACCAGCTGTCGCCGGAAGGGCTGGCCAAGCGGATCGAGAGCGAGCGGGTCACGGGCACGGCGGACCCCACAGGCTCTCAGCGTTCGGGATAG
- a CDS encoding LCP family protein, translated as MRRNGTRQRVPHARELGWDDSLYEDGPGDAAGPDGASGDGASGGANGGTGAGPGGASASPSGGGKDRSGKKRKGGPRRSGSRPRNRRGKRRILLWVSAFLALLILGTAGAGYLYYRHLDGKLKKEDLTLGDKPMADHKANSAGQTPLNILLIGSDARDSKENQKLGGAKETFGGTPLADVQMLLHVSADRSNMSVVSMPRDTMLKMPKCTDPDSGEVYPASTVDVQTNESLGRGGPGCTVAAWYELTGITIDHFMMIDFAGVVSMADAIGGVPVCVQENVHSRNAEGKGSGLKLEKGENVIQGEQALQWLRTRYGFEDGSDLARTHAQHMYMNSMVRELRKGAKLTDPGKLMSLAEAATDALTVDTGLGGVKKLYDLAEELKKVPTNRITMATMPNVYGEGAQAGRVFPKPEDAEQLFTMVRDDVPLDGKASKRKPPAETDDPAAAPADTGVLVRNGTGSATQAPTPQRATAVAGLLVGKGYTKAVADATPDPTERTQVLFPSADLEGDAQAVAKSIGIPVSSAKKSTDVSGVTLVVGADWRTGDTYPKSAAPDENKTPDTARALNGADDGECMEIQPGFTF; from the coding sequence ATGCGCAGAAACGGGACGCGGCAACGCGTCCCGCACGCCCGCGAGTTGGGCTGGGACGACAGTCTGTACGAGGACGGCCCGGGTGACGCGGCCGGTCCTGACGGCGCGTCGGGCGACGGAGCGTCGGGCGGAGCAAACGGCGGCACGGGCGCCGGTCCCGGCGGCGCGTCCGCTTCCCCCTCCGGCGGCGGTAAGGACCGCTCCGGAAAGAAGCGAAAGGGCGGTCCGCGCCGCAGCGGCTCGCGCCCGCGCAACCGCCGCGGCAAGCGCCGAATACTTCTCTGGGTCTCCGCCTTCCTCGCCCTGCTGATCCTCGGCACGGCCGGCGCCGGTTACCTCTACTACCGTCATCTGGACGGCAAGCTCAAGAAGGAAGACCTGACGCTCGGCGACAAGCCGATGGCCGACCACAAGGCCAACTCCGCGGGCCAGACCCCGCTCAACATCCTTCTCATCGGCTCCGACGCCCGGGACTCCAAGGAGAACCAGAAGCTCGGCGGCGCAAAGGAGACCTTCGGCGGCACGCCTCTCGCCGACGTACAGATGCTGCTCCATGTCTCGGCCGACCGCAGCAACATGTCGGTCGTCAGCATGCCGCGCGACACGATGCTGAAGATGCCCAAGTGCACGGACCCGGACAGCGGTGAGGTCTACCCGGCGAGCACGGTCGACGTACAGACCAACGAGAGCCTGGGACGCGGGGGTCCCGGGTGCACGGTGGCCGCCTGGTACGAGCTGACCGGCATCACCATCGACCACTTCATGATGATCGACTTCGCGGGCGTGGTGTCGATGGCCGACGCCATCGGCGGCGTGCCGGTCTGCGTCCAGGAGAACGTCCACTCACGCAACGCCGAGGGCAAGGGCTCCGGGCTGAAGCTGGAGAAGGGCGAGAACGTCATCCAGGGTGAGCAGGCCCTCCAGTGGCTGCGTACGCGTTACGGCTTCGAGGACGGAAGCGACCTCGCCCGTACCCACGCCCAGCACATGTACATGAACTCGATGGTCCGCGAGCTGCGCAAGGGCGCCAAGCTGACCGACCCCGGAAAGCTGATGAGCCTCGCCGAGGCGGCCACCGACGCGCTGACCGTCGACACGGGGCTCGGCGGCGTCAAGAAGCTGTACGACCTGGCGGAAGAGCTCAAGAAGGTCCCCACGAACCGCATCACGATGGCGACGATGCCCAACGTGTACGGCGAGGGCGCCCAGGCCGGGCGGGTCTTCCCCAAGCCCGAAGACGCCGAGCAGCTGTTCACCATGGTCCGCGACGACGTGCCGCTCGACGGCAAGGCTTCCAAGCGCAAGCCCCCGGCCGAGACCGACGACCCGGCGGCGGCACCGGCGGACACCGGGGTGCTCGTACGCAACGGCACGGGCAGCGCCACGCAGGCGCCGACGCCGCAGCGGGCCACGGCGGTCGCGGGGCTGCTCGTCGGCAAGGGCTACACGAAGGCCGTCGCGGACGCGACGCCCGATCCCACCGAGCGCACCCAAGTCCTGTTCCCCAGCGCCGACTTGGAAGGTGACGCACAGGCGGTCGCCAAGTCCATCGGGATTCCGGTCTCTTCGGCGAAGAAGTCGACGGACGTGTCGGGTGTGACGCTGGTCGTGGGCGCCGACTGGCGCACGGGTGACACGTATCCGAAGTCGGCCGCGCCGGACGAGAACAAGACGCCGGACACGGCGCGGGCGCTCAACGGGGCCGACGACGGCGAGTGCATGGAGATCCAGCCCGGCTTCACCTTCTAG